In the Ursus arctos isolate Adak ecotype North America unplaced genomic scaffold, UrsArc2.0 scaffold_19, whole genome shotgun sequence genome, one interval contains:
- the CDH15 gene encoding cadherin-15 isoform X1, whose protein sequence is MDVALLLALGLLAQSLGLSWGVPGRTRPRILHPWHRAPAPGRVRRAWVIPPISVSENHKRLPYPLVQIKSDKQPLGSVIYSIQGPGVDEEPQGVFSIDKFTGKVFLNAMLDREKTDRFRLRAFALDLGGATLEEPTDLEIVVVDQNDNRPVFRQEAFTGRVLEGAVPGTYVTRAEATDADDPETDNAALRYSILEQGGPQLFSIDEHTGDIRTVQVGLDREVVAVYNLTLQVADMSGDGLTATASAIITLEDINDNAPGFTGDEFFMEVTEAVSGVDVGRLEVEDRDLPGSPNWVARFTILEGDPNGQFAIRTDPKTNEGVLSVVKPLDYERCRQYDLTVEVQNEAPLQAAAPRAGRGQASVHVQVRDVNEAPVFQENPLRTSLPEGALPGTPVASFSAQDPDTHQLQRLSYSKDYDPEDWLQVDRATGWVQTQRVLSPASPFLKDGWYRAIILACDDASPPRTATGTLSIEILEVNDHAPELSPLSGSVCSKPDQGSGLLLGATDEDLPPHGAPFHFQLSPRVPELSQNWSLSQINVSHVRLRLRHQVQEGLHRLSLLLQDSGQPPQQREQPLNVTVCRCGQDGACLPGAAARRAGGAGVSLGALVIMLASVILLLLLALPVALVARSRQQSRDKGFLQGLQDDLRDNVLNYDEQGGGEEDQDAYDINQLRHPTELAGLCAPLGRPPLRRDAPFSRGRPQSPRMLLTSPADIADFINDGLEVADSDPSVPPYDTALIYDYEGDGSVAGTLSSILSSLGDEDQDYSCLRDWGPRFARLADLYGPP, encoded by the exons AGCCTGGGCCTGTCCTGGGGGGTCCCTGGGCGGACGAGGCCCCGTATCCTGCACCCGTGGCACCGGGCACCTGCGCCAGGTCGTGTGCGAAGAGCCTGGGTCATCCCCCCCATCAGTGTATCCGAGAACCACAAGCGCCTCCCGTATCCCCTGGTGCAG ATCAAGTCGGACAAGCAGCCACTGGGCAGCGTCATCTACAGCATCCAGGGTCCCGGTGTGGACGAGGAGCCCCAGGGCGTGTTCTCCATCGACAAGTTCACGGGGAAGGTGTTCCTGAATGCCATGCTGGATCGGGAGAAGACAGACCGCTTCAGG CTAAGGGCCTTTGCTCTGGACCTGGGCGGAGCCACCCTCGAGGAGCCCACGGACCTGGAGATCGTGGTGGTGGATCAGAATGACAACCGGCCCGTCTTCCGGCAGGAGGCGTTCACAGGCCGGGTGCTGGAGGGCGCTGTCCCAG GCACCTACGTGACCAGGGCCGAGGCCACAGATGCTGACGACCCAGAAACCGACAACGCGGCCCTGCGGTACTCCATCCTGGAGCAGGGCGGTCCCCAGCTCTTCAGCATCGATGAGCACACAGGGGACATACGCACCGTGCAAGTGGGTCTGGACCGTGAG GTGGTCGCCGTGTACAATCTGACCCTGCAGGTGGCGGACATGTCTGGAGATGGCCTCACCGCCACGGCCTCGGCCATCATCACCCTCGAGGACATCAATGACAATGCACCCGGGTTCACGGGGGACGAG TTCTTCATGGAGGTCACGGAGGCTGTCAGCGGAGTGGATGTGGGGCGGCTCGAGGTGGAGGACAGGGACCTGCCAGGCTCCCCCAACTGGGTGGCCAGGTTCACCATCCTGGAGGGCGACCCCAATGGACAGTTCGCTATCCGCACAGACCCCAAGACCAATGAGGGCGTGCTGTCCGTGGTGAAG cccctggactACGAGCGTTGTAGGCAGTATGACCTCACCGTGGAAGTGCAGAACGAGGCCCCCCTGCAGGCGGCTGCCCCCAGGGCCGGGCGGGGCCAGGCCAGCGTCCACGTGCAGGTGCGGGATGTCAACGAGGCCCCCGTGTTCCAGGAGAACCCACTGCGGACCAGCCTGCCCGAGGGGGCGCTCCCAGGGACCCCCGTGGCCTCCTTCTCTGCCCAAGATCCCGACACGCACCAGCTGCAGAGGCTCAG CTATTCCAAGGACTACGACCCAGAGGACTGGCTGCAAGTGGACAGAGCCACGGGTTGGGTCCAGACCCAGCGAGTGCTCAGCCCAGCATCACCTTTCCTCAAGGACGGCTGGTACAGGGCCATTATCCTGGCTTGCGATGACG CCTCTCCACCCCGCACGGCCACTGGGACCCTGTCCATTGAGATCCTGGAGGTCAATGACCACGCCCCTGAGCTGTCTCCACTATCTGGTAGCGTGTGCAGCAAGCCGGATCAGGGCTCTGGCCTTCTGCTGGGGGCCACGGATGAGGACCTGCCCCCCCACGGGGCCCCCTTCCACTTCCAGCTGAGTCCCCGGGTCCCAGAGCTGAGCCAGAACTGGAGCCTCAGCCAGATTAATG TGAGCCACGTGCGCCTGCGGCTACGCCACCAGGTCCAGGAGGGTCTGCACcgcctcagcctgctgctccagGACTCGGGGCAGCCGCCCCAGCAGCGCGAGCAGCCCCTGAACGTGACGGTGTGCCGCTGCGGCCAGGACGGTGCCTGCCTGCCAGGGGCTGCTGCCAGGCGTGCGGGGGGCGCGGGCGTCAGCCTGGGCGCCCTGGTCATCATGCTGGCCAGCGTCATCCTGCTCCTCT TGCTCGCCCTGCCAGTGGCCCTCGTCGCACGGTCCCGGCAGCAGTCCAGGGACAAGGGATTTCTGCAGGGGCTGCAGGACGACCTCCGGGACAACGTCCTCAACTACGATGAGCAGGGGGGCGGAGAGGAGGACCAG GACGCCTACGACATCAACCAGCTTCGCCACCCAACAGAGCTGGCAGGCCTGTGTGCCCCCCTGGGACGGCCACCACTGCGCCGAGATGCCCCGTTCAGCCGAGGGCGCCCCCAGTCCCCACGCATGCTGCTCACCAGCCCTGCCGATATCGCTGACTTCATCAATGAT GGTTTGGAGGTGGCAGACAGTGACCCCAGCGTCCCGCCCTACGACACAGCTCTCATCTATGACTACGAGGGGGATGGTTCTGTGGCAGGAACGCTGAGCTCCATCCTGTCCAGCCTGGGGGACGAGGACCAAGACTACAGCTGCCTCCGGGACTGGGGCCCCCGTTTTGCCCGGCTGGCTGACCTGTATGGACCCCCGTGA
- the CDH15 gene encoding cadherin-15 isoform X2, with protein sequence MDVALLLALGLLAQSLGLSWGVPGRTRPRILHPWHRAPAPGRVRRAWVIPPISVSENHKRLPYPLVQIKSDKQPLGSVIYSIQGPGVDEEPQGVFSIDKFTGKVFLNAMLDREKTDRFRLRAFALDLGGATLEEPTDLEIVVVDQNDNRPVFRQEAFTGRVLEGAVPGTYVTRAEATDADDPETDNAALRYSILEQGGPQLFSIDEHTGDIRTVQVGLDREVVAVYNLTLQVADMSGDGLTATASAIITLEDINDNAPGFTGDEFFMEVTEAVSGVDVGRLEVEDRDLPGSPNWVARFTILEGDPNGQFAIRTDPKTNEGVLSVVKENPLRTSLPEGALPGTPVASFSAQDPDTHQLQRLSYSKDYDPEDWLQVDRATGWVQTQRVLSPASPFLKDGWYRAIILACDDASPPRTATGTLSIEILEVNDHAPELSPLSGSVCSKPDQGSGLLLGATDEDLPPHGAPFHFQLSPRVPELSQNWSLSQINVSHVRLRLRHQVQEGLHRLSLLLQDSGQPPQQREQPLNVTVCRCGQDGACLPGAAARRAGGAGVSLGALVIMLASVILLLLLALPVALVARSRQQSRDKGFLQGLQDDLRDNVLNYDEQGGGEEDQDAYDINQLRHPTELAGLCAPLGRPPLRRDAPFSRGRPQSPRMLLTSPADIADFINDGLEVADSDPSVPPYDTALIYDYEGDGSVAGTLSSILSSLGDEDQDYSCLRDWGPRFARLADLYGPP encoded by the exons AGCCTGGGCCTGTCCTGGGGGGTCCCTGGGCGGACGAGGCCCCGTATCCTGCACCCGTGGCACCGGGCACCTGCGCCAGGTCGTGTGCGAAGAGCCTGGGTCATCCCCCCCATCAGTGTATCCGAGAACCACAAGCGCCTCCCGTATCCCCTGGTGCAG ATCAAGTCGGACAAGCAGCCACTGGGCAGCGTCATCTACAGCATCCAGGGTCCCGGTGTGGACGAGGAGCCCCAGGGCGTGTTCTCCATCGACAAGTTCACGGGGAAGGTGTTCCTGAATGCCATGCTGGATCGGGAGAAGACAGACCGCTTCAGG CTAAGGGCCTTTGCTCTGGACCTGGGCGGAGCCACCCTCGAGGAGCCCACGGACCTGGAGATCGTGGTGGTGGATCAGAATGACAACCGGCCCGTCTTCCGGCAGGAGGCGTTCACAGGCCGGGTGCTGGAGGGCGCTGTCCCAG GCACCTACGTGACCAGGGCCGAGGCCACAGATGCTGACGACCCAGAAACCGACAACGCGGCCCTGCGGTACTCCATCCTGGAGCAGGGCGGTCCCCAGCTCTTCAGCATCGATGAGCACACAGGGGACATACGCACCGTGCAAGTGGGTCTGGACCGTGAG GTGGTCGCCGTGTACAATCTGACCCTGCAGGTGGCGGACATGTCTGGAGATGGCCTCACCGCCACGGCCTCGGCCATCATCACCCTCGAGGACATCAATGACAATGCACCCGGGTTCACGGGGGACGAG TTCTTCATGGAGGTCACGGAGGCTGTCAGCGGAGTGGATGTGGGGCGGCTCGAGGTGGAGGACAGGGACCTGCCAGGCTCCCCCAACTGGGTGGCCAGGTTCACCATCCTGGAGGGCGACCCCAATGGACAGTTCGCTATCCGCACAGACCCCAAGACCAATGAGGGCGTGCTGTCCGTGGTGAAG GAGAACCCACTGCGGACCAGCCTGCCCGAGGGGGCGCTCCCAGGGACCCCCGTGGCCTCCTTCTCTGCCCAAGATCCCGACACGCACCAGCTGCAGAGGCTCAG CTATTCCAAGGACTACGACCCAGAGGACTGGCTGCAAGTGGACAGAGCCACGGGTTGGGTCCAGACCCAGCGAGTGCTCAGCCCAGCATCACCTTTCCTCAAGGACGGCTGGTACAGGGCCATTATCCTGGCTTGCGATGACG CCTCTCCACCCCGCACGGCCACTGGGACCCTGTCCATTGAGATCCTGGAGGTCAATGACCACGCCCCTGAGCTGTCTCCACTATCTGGTAGCGTGTGCAGCAAGCCGGATCAGGGCTCTGGCCTTCTGCTGGGGGCCACGGATGAGGACCTGCCCCCCCACGGGGCCCCCTTCCACTTCCAGCTGAGTCCCCGGGTCCCAGAGCTGAGCCAGAACTGGAGCCTCAGCCAGATTAATG TGAGCCACGTGCGCCTGCGGCTACGCCACCAGGTCCAGGAGGGTCTGCACcgcctcagcctgctgctccagGACTCGGGGCAGCCGCCCCAGCAGCGCGAGCAGCCCCTGAACGTGACGGTGTGCCGCTGCGGCCAGGACGGTGCCTGCCTGCCAGGGGCTGCTGCCAGGCGTGCGGGGGGCGCGGGCGTCAGCCTGGGCGCCCTGGTCATCATGCTGGCCAGCGTCATCCTGCTCCTCT TGCTCGCCCTGCCAGTGGCCCTCGTCGCACGGTCCCGGCAGCAGTCCAGGGACAAGGGATTTCTGCAGGGGCTGCAGGACGACCTCCGGGACAACGTCCTCAACTACGATGAGCAGGGGGGCGGAGAGGAGGACCAG GACGCCTACGACATCAACCAGCTTCGCCACCCAACAGAGCTGGCAGGCCTGTGTGCCCCCCTGGGACGGCCACCACTGCGCCGAGATGCCCCGTTCAGCCGAGGGCGCCCCCAGTCCCCACGCATGCTGCTCACCAGCCCTGCCGATATCGCTGACTTCATCAATGAT GGTTTGGAGGTGGCAGACAGTGACCCCAGCGTCCCGCCCTACGACACAGCTCTCATCTATGACTACGAGGGGGATGGTTCTGTGGCAGGAACGCTGAGCTCCATCCTGTCCAGCCTGGGGGACGAGGACCAAGACTACAGCTGCCTCCGGGACTGGGGCCCCCGTTTTGCCCGGCTGGCTGACCTGTATGGACCCCCGTGA